Proteins encoded by one window of Actinocorallia herbida:
- a CDS encoding LamG domain-containing protein produces the protein MVRHDGTAVAFAMDADRRIYYSVLNLDLGSEERGALDVAYWNDDPVPLPFPAEIADCDPRVTEVRTMPVVRKRSRAETRPELLLPGDADPFLSTTARLTADVPIQVVSDGRYLLVFRQSIADGHADAVYRVRGGGLSGDAGRADLELPGGAKSPAVDASLLVDRYVLVGSELKPVVEVRYQRSRDKTVPASGGDTLGTRDMHGEQFFEPTLRLSFAPKLAKGAFCALILPTIVSGASRWQLFAHNAATGRIESFNLDRTSDGLFDLVGTQLYTSPDPRFAGSVLEREQGIDPNTQRPMVPVVAATDRASTALRFAGSSRVLIGAPAKALADTGRYTVEAWVRPAAYGGVILASEKERDTDGFQLSLDAQGKLKAAQDGQTWSLTGTAVVAKDVFSHVAAVFDGTKLELFLNGASQGSLARAAVPKPGGRLVLAARLDTAGAQAQGFSGDIDEVRIWSTARTPTDLADRGRRLTGIESGLVAYYRFDEGAGTSLADQTANLRTASHLGSDPVWVTSDAPVGDGPGLARDTFAIKGRTVVTGLSALLYHQQEPMVTGYGGAPTQEKRQARVLLAFATSGPAPAGGDAARSYVSTVDFAVGTDGRLSAVPDTIDLAPIGLPDPTSGLERISAAQDAVASAQIALDADRALADQEPAMAQRLAEIYFGLYDVRAMYGLPHQGYLYLVAYNQFCIYADWWTRERERLLRAELAVVEPSVANMRAAQQRATTNQAALTAAQNNLSTLSGGMLGDTEPVLPMPVVSSDRSGLSTFGALLTFAWTAETPSLLDSANGDVALYFRGGDGQFFSAYYATSVSRAGKRITLTDGTLELAGRDPAVNTADIKVTVSAGATSDTCKIVVARGTVSETFPGVPRRADLAAAVLSGDLPAGTVIGAVKSVADRTVTLAAPLAGPLAAGTAVRIGDRARTVSAAAASGATTFTVSVGSLDVAAGSEIRTLAYDFALATCTVPGVSLSSGSKIVGASAGKAVAAVPDGVAADAAPALTPRWRGASPGRSLAFTGGQSLALPAASLPKAAADGDLTIEAWARPTATTGRSRILHANGPSSGYGLGLEGTPVSSALSFNGTTGDAVKCATAFALGTGFTIEFWMRPTAVSRTNHAFGHGTENSTSSFVVGLTSANRFTVGDSTSGYLLTSAAYTDQDWHHWAVVQEAGTNKRFIYRDGVKVAEDTPATGYSGTGVIYLGANAFGSAMQGELDEVRVWNRARTQTEIDAYRRRRASGREPGLTAYWNFANLSAADRTGNGNDGRLAAGRVLATSGLTGYRLIGSVGDQYVRSVDAFTAGDWSHLALTFQQAWAMRLDGASYIDCGGADGLDLVDDLTIEANIRVDDIGPVQGLVGKGTFGSGKPGSVPYSLYVNNDGQIGFAFETGSGSKAETRTFLSGTKITAGAFTKVAVTRRTNENRPNDGRSGITEIRFYINGVAANAHDYTGTKPVGNDANAELGRRLVGAAEFGLRGVLSEARIWNTAREAKQIGAAITAKADGLLAWWTFPETEGGTTADACDTYPGRLWGATRTRTPDPAASTFTFYQNGTPSAAVLTAPGDPFAAAGRGADQFTVGAFKKTDGTAAEPFTGEMDELRVWRTARTQEQVLDNLFGRLRGRREDLIAYYPFDGASTTAGALVRDDGLIGNDLTPSTPPPTPVLCTAPISQDIAEVRSALTGIATRFNSLVSAVPAATEYADVQRLPHGGVTGVMKRSYTYVRGGAWHLHTGYKVGDLTTTWVGQAQFDPQLVGYIEGAPPVPSENLIHDGSDDPTQYGESTSVEFVQADSVSNTLSSDHETSVDMSAKAKFTTSVAGDEYMIKMVPPIPIVGVATPVVSWQIDHEVTAELGFSNGWSNGVSVTQGTDTTRSSKVSLAGNYEPAETAKQVNAAAGRRWVPANTGFAVVQSDTADVYALRLEHNQALVAYRMLPSPDIPRDWNLIPFPINPRYTKQGTLDGLIGFGAPKADGTADAFRDPSFPTAGDGGEYSYLRVREAYQLKRRIEREQQQLQGYYDSVSTETGVPDPVQAQADRVRASMTGGPGGAPDAGDRNREAGRRANSAAARRNLANTYVWTAAGGFFAETTGTVDQVTETTGGSYSVNGSLTAGGMYGSSAWAFGFKAGWEVSLGGGYSVTRSKSKDATRSFSLDVSCAPESDLQKTVNGVPQFDANNKPVLTPGRVDAYRFMTFYLDTSKDNFEDFYGKVVDPDWLRTDTSANARALQATRQTAQKPPCWRILHRVTFVSRVLPPVSSNAPASLTKAMLALGMNSHNDLAERLKPYLGADTGTRTALTAALDTAVRANFPTLTPYLEELKTFFTRYYDITT, from the coding sequence CCGGGCGACGCGGACCCGTTCCTGTCGACGACGGCCCGCCTGACCGCGGACGTGCCGATCCAGGTCGTGTCCGACGGCCGGTACCTCCTGGTGTTCCGGCAGTCGATCGCCGACGGCCACGCCGACGCCGTGTACCGCGTGCGGGGCGGCGGCCTGTCGGGGGACGCGGGGCGGGCGGACCTGGAACTGCCGGGCGGCGCGAAGTCTCCGGCGGTCGACGCGTCGCTGCTGGTCGACCGGTACGTGCTGGTCGGGTCGGAGCTGAAGCCCGTCGTCGAGGTGCGGTACCAGCGCAGCCGCGACAAGACCGTCCCCGCGTCCGGCGGCGACACGCTCGGTACCCGGGACATGCACGGCGAGCAGTTCTTCGAGCCGACGCTGCGCCTGTCGTTCGCGCCGAAGCTGGCCAAGGGCGCGTTCTGCGCCCTCATCCTGCCCACGATCGTGTCCGGCGCGTCGCGCTGGCAGCTCTTCGCGCACAACGCGGCGACCGGGCGGATCGAGTCGTTCAACCTGGACCGGACCTCCGACGGCCTGTTCGATCTGGTCGGCACCCAGCTCTACACCAGCCCGGACCCGCGGTTCGCCGGATCGGTGCTGGAGCGGGAGCAGGGCATCGACCCCAACACCCAGCGGCCCATGGTCCCGGTCGTCGCAGCCACCGACCGGGCGAGCACCGCACTGCGGTTCGCCGGCTCCTCCCGCGTGCTGATCGGCGCGCCGGCCAAGGCGCTCGCGGACACCGGGCGGTACACCGTCGAGGCGTGGGTGCGGCCGGCCGCGTACGGCGGCGTGATCCTCGCAAGTGAAAAGGAGCGGGACACAGACGGCTTCCAGCTGTCCCTGGATGCCCAGGGCAAGCTGAAGGCGGCCCAGGACGGGCAGACCTGGTCGCTGACCGGCACGGCGGTCGTGGCCAAGGACGTCTTCAGCCATGTGGCGGCGGTCTTCGACGGCACGAAGCTGGAGCTGTTCCTCAACGGCGCCTCCCAGGGCTCCCTCGCGCGGGCCGCGGTGCCCAAGCCGGGCGGGAGGCTGGTGCTGGCCGCCCGCCTGGACACCGCCGGCGCCCAGGCCCAGGGATTCAGCGGAGACATCGACGAGGTGCGGATCTGGAGCACGGCCCGCACCCCGACCGACCTCGCCGACCGGGGCCGCCGCCTGACCGGCATCGAGAGCGGCCTGGTCGCCTACTACCGGTTCGACGAGGGCGCCGGAACCTCCCTGGCCGACCAGACGGCCAACCTGCGGACCGCGTCGCACCTGGGCTCCGACCCGGTGTGGGTGACCTCGGACGCCCCGGTCGGTGACGGCCCCGGCCTGGCGCGCGACACGTTCGCGATCAAGGGCAGGACCGTCGTGACCGGCCTGTCCGCGCTCCTGTACCACCAGCAGGAGCCCATGGTCACCGGCTACGGCGGCGCGCCCACCCAGGAGAAGAGGCAGGCGCGGGTGCTGCTGGCCTTCGCCACCTCCGGGCCGGCCCCCGCGGGCGGGGACGCGGCCCGCTCGTACGTGTCGACCGTCGACTTCGCCGTGGGCACCGACGGGCGGCTGTCTGCCGTGCCGGACACGATCGACCTCGCCCCGATCGGCCTGCCGGACCCGACGTCGGGGCTGGAGCGGATCAGCGCCGCGCAGGACGCGGTGGCCTCCGCCCAGATCGCGCTGGACGCCGACCGGGCCCTGGCCGACCAGGAGCCGGCGATGGCCCAACGCCTCGCCGAGATCTACTTCGGACTCTACGACGTCAGGGCCATGTACGGACTCCCCCACCAGGGCTATCTGTACCTGGTCGCGTACAACCAGTTCTGCATCTATGCCGACTGGTGGACCCGTGAGCGCGAGCGCCTGCTCCGGGCGGAGCTGGCCGTCGTCGAGCCGAGCGTGGCGAACATGCGGGCCGCCCAGCAGCGGGCCACCACGAACCAGGCGGCGTTGACCGCCGCGCAGAACAACCTGTCGACGCTGTCGGGCGGCATGCTCGGCGACACCGAGCCGGTCCTGCCCATGCCCGTCGTCTCCAGCGACCGCAGCGGGCTGAGCACCTTCGGCGCGCTGCTGACGTTCGCCTGGACCGCGGAGACCCCGTCGCTGCTCGACAGCGCCAACGGCGACGTCGCCCTGTACTTCCGCGGCGGAGACGGCCAGTTCTTCTCCGCCTACTACGCCACCTCGGTCTCCCGCGCGGGCAAGCGCATCACCCTGACCGACGGCACCCTGGAACTGGCGGGCCGGGATCCCGCGGTGAACACCGCCGACATCAAGGTCACGGTGTCGGCCGGAGCCACCTCCGACACCTGCAAGATCGTCGTGGCGCGCGGCACCGTCTCCGAGACCTTCCCCGGCGTGCCGCGACGCGCCGACCTGGCGGCCGCCGTCCTCAGCGGGGACCTGCCCGCGGGGACGGTGATCGGCGCGGTGAAGTCGGTCGCGGACCGCACGGTCACGCTGGCCGCGCCGCTGGCCGGGCCGCTGGCCGCCGGGACCGCGGTGCGGATCGGCGACCGCGCCCGCACCGTGTCCGCCGCCGCGGCCTCGGGCGCCACCACGTTCACGGTGTCCGTCGGCTCCCTCGACGTCGCGGCCGGCAGCGAGATCCGCACGCTCGCCTACGACTTCGCCCTCGCCACCTGCACCGTCCCCGGGGTGTCGCTGTCGAGCGGCTCGAAGATCGTCGGCGCGTCCGCAGGCAAGGCGGTGGCCGCCGTGCCCGACGGCGTCGCCGCCGACGCCGCGCCCGCGCTCACCCCGCGGTGGCGCGGCGCCTCCCCGGGCCGGTCGCTGGCCTTCACCGGCGGCCAGTCCCTCGCGCTGCCCGCCGCCTCCCTGCCCAAGGCCGCCGCCGACGGCGACCTGACGATCGAGGCGTGGGCCAGGCCGACCGCCACGACCGGCCGGTCCAGGATCCTGCACGCCAACGGCCCCTCCTCCGGCTACGGGCTGGGGCTGGAGGGCACCCCGGTCAGCAGCGCGCTGTCGTTCAACGGAACGACCGGGGACGCGGTGAAGTGCGCGACCGCCTTCGCCCTGGGCACCGGATTCACCATCGAGTTCTGGATGAGGCCGACCGCGGTCTCCCGCACCAACCACGCGTTCGGCCACGGCACCGAGAACTCCACGTCCTCCTTCGTCGTCGGCCTCACCTCCGCCAACCGGTTCACCGTCGGCGACTCCACGAGCGGATACCTCCTCACCTCCGCCGCCTACACCGACCAGGACTGGCACCACTGGGCGGTCGTCCAGGAGGCCGGCACCAACAAGCGCTTCATCTACCGCGACGGCGTCAAGGTCGCCGAGGACACCCCGGCCACGGGATACTCCGGCACCGGCGTGATCTACCTGGGAGCGAACGCCTTCGGCTCGGCGATGCAGGGCGAACTGGACGAGGTCCGCGTCTGGAACCGGGCGAGGACCCAGACGGAGATCGACGCCTACCGCCGCCGCCGGGCGAGCGGCCGGGAGCCCGGCCTCACCGCCTACTGGAACTTCGCGAACCTGTCGGCGGCCGACCGTACCGGGAACGGCAACGACGGGAGGCTCGCCGCCGGCCGGGTCCTGGCCACGTCCGGGCTGACCGGCTACCGGCTCATCGGGTCCGTGGGCGACCAGTACGTGCGCAGCGTGGACGCCTTCACCGCCGGCGACTGGTCCCACCTCGCGCTGACCTTCCAGCAGGCGTGGGCGATGAGGCTGGACGGCGCCTCCTACATCGACTGCGGCGGCGCCGACGGCCTCGACCTGGTCGACGACCTGACCATCGAGGCGAACATCCGCGTCGACGACATCGGCCCCGTCCAGGGCCTGGTCGGCAAGGGGACCTTCGGCTCCGGCAAGCCCGGGAGCGTGCCGTACTCCCTCTACGTCAACAACGACGGCCAGATCGGCTTCGCCTTCGAGACCGGATCGGGAAGCAAGGCCGAGACCAGGACGTTCCTGTCCGGCACCAAGATCACCGCCGGCGCGTTCACCAAGGTCGCCGTCACCCGCCGCACCAACGAGAACCGGCCCAACGACGGGCGTTCGGGCATCACCGAGATCCGCTTCTACATCAACGGCGTGGCCGCGAACGCCCACGACTACACCGGGACCAAGCCCGTCGGCAATGACGCGAACGCAGAGCTGGGCCGCCGGCTCGTCGGGGCCGCCGAGTTCGGGCTCAGGGGAGTGCTGTCGGAGGCGCGGATCTGGAACACCGCCCGGGAGGCCAAGCAGATCGGCGCCGCCATCACCGCCAAGGCCGACGGCCTCCTCGCGTGGTGGACGTTCCCGGAGACCGAGGGCGGCACCACCGCGGACGCCTGCGACACCTACCCCGGACGGCTGTGGGGCGCGACCCGCACCCGCACCCCCGACCCGGCGGCCAGCACCTTCACCTTCTACCAGAACGGCACCCCGTCGGCCGCCGTCCTCACCGCCCCCGGGGACCCGTTCGCCGCCGCCGGGCGCGGCGCCGACCAGTTCACGGTCGGCGCGTTCAAGAAGACCGACGGCACAGCTGCCGAGCCCTTCACCGGAGAGATGGACGAACTCAGGGTGTGGCGCACGGCGCGGACCCAGGAGCAGGTGCTCGACAACCTCTTCGGCCGGCTCCGCGGCAGGCGCGAGGACCTCATCGCCTACTACCCCTTCGACGGCGCCTCGACCACGGCCGGCGCGCTGGTCCGCGACGACGGGCTGATCGGCAACGACCTCACCCCGTCGACGCCCCCGCCCACGCCGGTGCTGTGCACCGCGCCGATCTCCCAGGACATCGCGGAGGTCCGCTCGGCGCTCACCGGGATCGCGACCCGGTTCAACTCCCTGGTCTCCGCGGTCCCGGCCGCGACCGAGTACGCCGACGTCCAGCGGCTCCCGCACGGCGGCGTGACCGGGGTGATGAAGCGTTCCTACACCTACGTGCGCGGTGGCGCCTGGCACCTGCACACCGGCTACAAGGTCGGCGACCTGACCACCACCTGGGTCGGGCAGGCCCAGTTCGACCCGCAGCTCGTCGGCTACATCGAGGGCGCGCCTCCGGTCCCGTCGGAGAACCTCATCCACGACGGGTCCGACGACCCCACCCAGTACGGTGAGAGCACCTCGGTCGAGTTCGTGCAGGCCGACAGCGTCTCCAACACCCTGTCCTCCGACCACGAGACCAGCGTGGACATGTCCGCCAAGGCCAAGTTCACCACCTCCGTCGCCGGCGACGAGTACATGATCAAGATGGTGCCGCCGATCCCGATCGTCGGCGTCGCCACACCGGTCGTCTCCTGGCAGATCGACCACGAGGTCACCGCGGAGCTCGGCTTCTCCAACGGCTGGAGCAACGGCGTCTCGGTGACGCAGGGCACCGACACCACCCGCAGCAGCAAGGTGTCCCTCGCCGGGAACTACGAGCCCGCCGAGACGGCCAAGCAGGTCAACGCCGCCGCCGGACGCCGGTGGGTGCCCGCCAACACCGGGTTCGCCGTCGTCCAGTCCGACACCGCCGACGTGTACGCGCTGCGGCTGGAGCACAACCAGGCCCTCGTCGCCTACCGGATGCTCCCCAGCCCCGACATCCCCCGCGACTGGAACCTCATCCCCTTCCCCATCAACCCCCGCTACACCAAGCAGGGAACCCTCGACGGCCTCATCGGCTTCGGCGCGCCCAAGGCCGACGGGACCGCCGACGCCTTCCGCGACCCGAGCTTCCCCACCGCCGGCGACGGAGGCGAGTACAGCTACCTGCGCGTCCGCGAGGCCTACCAGCTCAAGCGGCGGATCGAGCGGGAGCAGCAGCAGCTCCAGGGCTACTACGACTCCGTCTCCACCGAGACCGGCGTCCCCGACCCCGTCCAGGCCCAGGCCGACCGGGTGCGCGCCTCGATGACGGGCGGCCCCGGCGGCGCGCCGGACGCCGGCGACCGCAACCGGGAGGCCGGGCGCCGCGCCAACAGCGCGGCCGCACGCCGCAACCTCGCCAACACCTACGTGTGGACCGCCGCCGGAGGGTTCTTCGCCGAGACCACCGGGACCGTCGACCAGGTCACCGAGACCACCGGCGGCTCCTACAGCGTCAACGGCAGCCTCACCGCCGGCGGCATGTACGGCAGCAGCGCCTGGGCGTTCGGCTTCAAGGCCGGCTGGGAGGTCAGCCTGGGCGGCGGATACAGCGTCACCCGCAGCAAGTCCAAGGACGCCACCCGCTCCTTCAGCCTCGACGTCTCCTGCGCCCCCGAGAGCGACCTGCAGAAGACCGTCAACGGCGTCCCGCAGTTCGACGCGAACAACAAGCCGGTCCTCACCCCGGGACGCGTCGACGCCTACCGGTTCATGACCTTCTACCTCGACACCAGCAAGGACAACTTCGAGGACTTCTACGGCAAGGTCGTCGACCCCGACTGGCTGCGCACCGACACCTCCGCCAACGCCCGCGCCCTCCAGGCCACCCGCCAGACCGCCCAGAAACCCCCCTGCTGGCGCATCCTGCACCGCGTCACCTTCGTCAGCCGCGTCCTGCCGCCCGTCTCCTCCAACGCCCCGGCCAGCCTCACCAAGGCCATGCTCGCCCTCGGCATGAACAGCCACAACGACCTCGCCGAACGCCTCAAGCCCTACCTCGGCGCCGACACCGGCACCCGCACCGCACTCACCGCCGCCCTCGATACCGCCGTCCGCGCCAACTTCCCCACCCTCACCCCCTACCTCGAAGAACTCAAGACCTTCTTCACCCGCTACTACGACATCACCACCTGA